The following proteins come from a genomic window of Metarhizium brunneum chromosome 2, complete sequence:
- the KISHA gene encoding Protein kish-A — MSALFNFRSLLLVLLLLICTSAYVHHFTPGIMDRNKNGVMGIFWKCARIGERLSPYISICCVFMAASILMN; from the exons ATG TCTGCACTCTTCAACTTCCGAtcgctcctcctcgtcctcctcctcctgaTTTGCACGAGCGCATACGTCCACCACTTCACGCCTGGGATTATGGACAGAAACAAGAATGG TGTCATGGGCATCTTCTGGAAATGCGCGAGAATAGGGGAGCGGCTTAGTCCGTACATAAGCATATGCTGCGTTTTCATGGCT GCCTCCATCCTCATGAACTAG
- the taf13 gene encoding Transcription initiation factor TFIID subunit 13 has product MEPRARAGKNVVAQLLYAHGDVKNPLPETVRVLDEILTDFMQSIAFEATRAAHYSGRQKIKYEDFEFAFRKNPAFLGKVQEVFEKQKEIKKAREILRDGEDEIMKDAAEEERRREKEDVTGAGGAGKVNRAEEELGEADDDAEAEMDALGKKK; this is encoded by the exons ATGGAACCACGAGCACGAGCCGGCAAAAATGTCG TCGCCCAGCTCCTCTACGCCCATGGCGACGTCAAAAACCCTCTCCCCGAAACAGTTCGCGTTCTGGATGAAATCCTCACAGACTTCATGCAGTCCATCGCCTTTGAGGCCACCCGCGCGGCACACTACTCGGGCCGTCAAAAGATAAAATACGAGGACTTTGAGTTTGCGTTCCGCAAGAACCCTGCGTTTTTGGGCAAGGTGCAAGAGGTGTTTGAGAAGCAAAAGGAGATCAAGAAGGCGCGTGAGATTCTGAGGGACGGCGAAGATGAGATAATGAAGGatgcggccgaggaggagaggaggagagagaagGAGGATGTTACCGGCGCAGGAGGAGCAGGGAAGGTGAACAGAGCagaggaggagctgggcgaggccgacgatgatgccgaggccgagatggatgctttggggaagaagaagtaa
- the RVB1 gene encoding RuvB-like helicase 1, producing the protein MVQISEVKGNKRDNRTAAHTHIRGLGLKSDGFAEKNAAGFVGQVPARESCGVVVDLIRSHKMAGRGVLLAGGPGTGKTALALAVSQELGTKIPFCPIVGSEIYSTEVKKTEVLMENFRRAIGLKVRETKEVYEGEVTELTPEEAENPLGGYGKTISTLLIGLKSAKGQKKLRLDPSIYEAIQKERVTVGDVIYIEANTGACKRVGRSDAYATEFDLEAEEYVPIPKGEVHKKKEIVQDVTLHDLDVANARPQGGQDIMSMMGQLMKPKMTEITEKLRAEINKVVSKYIDQGVAELVPGVLFIDEAHMLDVECFTYLNRALESPIAPIVVLASNRGMCTIRGTDDIVAAHGIPTDFLARLLIIPTAPYQADEIKQIVRIRASTEGVAITDAAIDKISDHGVRISLRYCLQLLTPASILAKANGRSQIDVQDVGECEDLFLDARRSASLLSSEAGRDYIS; encoded by the exons ATGGTCCAGATCAGCGAAGTCAAGGGCAACAAGCGGGACAACCGCACGGCAGCTCATACACATATCAGGGGACTTGGGCTGAAGTCTGATGGGTTTGCGGAGAAGAATGCGGCTGGATTTGTAGGCCAAGTTCCGGCCCGAGAG TCGTGCGGCGTCGTGGTCGATCTGATTCGGTCTCACAAGATGGCTGGCAGAGGGGTGCTTCTCGCGGGAGGACCTGGCACGGGAAAGACGGCGCTCGCGCTCGCCGTCAGCCAGGAGTTGGGAACCAAGATCCCGTTCTGCCCCATTGTCGGCAGCGAAATCTACTCGACCGAAGTCAAGAAGACGGAGGTGCTCATGGAGAACTTCCGGAGGGCAATCGGCCTCAAGGTCAGGGAGACCAAGGAGGTCTACGAGGGCGAGGTCACGGAGCTCACGCCGGAGGAGGCCGAGAACCCGCTGGGCGGCTACGGCAAGACCATTAGCACGCTGCTCATCGGGCTCAAGAGCGCCAAGGGGCAGAAGAAGCTCCGCCTCGACCCCAGCATCTACGAGGCGATCCAGAAGGAGAGGGTGACGGTCGGCGACGTCATCTACATCGAGGCCAACACGGGCGCCTGCAAGCGGGTGGGCAGGTCGGACGCCTACGCGACCGAGTTTgacctcgaggccgaggagtACGTGCCCATCCCCAAGGGCGAGGtgcacaagaagaaggaaatcGTGCAGGACGTGACTCTACACGACCTGGACGTGGCCAACGCCAGACCGCAAGGCGGTCAGGACATCATGAGCATGATGGGCCAGCTCATGAAGCCCAAAATGACTGAGATTACGGAGAAACTACGCGCCGAAATCAACAAAGTGGTCAGCAAGTACATCGACCAAGGCGTGGCTGAACTCGTTCCGGGCGTGCTCTTCATTGACGAA GCGCACATGCTTGACGTAGAATGCTTCACCTACCTCAACCGGGCTCTGGAATCGCCGATTGCGCCGATTGTGGTCCTGGCGTCAAATCGCGGAATGTGCACAATAAGAGGCACTGACGACATTGTCGCTGCCCACGGCATTCCAACCGACTTTCTCGCGCGGCTGCTCATTATTCCTACCGCCCCTTATCAAGCCGACGAGATCAAGCAGATTGTGCGGATACGAGCCTCCACCGAGGGCGTCGCCATCACGGATGCGGCTATAGACAAGATCTCGGACCATGGCGTGCGCATTAGCCTTCGGTATTGCTTGCAGCTACTGACCCCGGCAAG CATTCTTGCAAAAGCCAACGGCCGCTCCCAGATTGACGTCCAAGACGTTGGCGAGTGCGAAGACCTGTTCCTCGACGCTCGCCGTAGCGCTTCGCTATTGAGCAGCGAAGCTGGACGTGACTACATCTCGTAG
- the RFG1 gene encoding Repressor of filamentous growth 1 yields MTEVLSFATRDMETVSASLHPHISLQRPFRNSGGFTLASDGRQSPSPFRSGSGRKRASAINTADANHGMFEPLNVGASSQDGPRDIICLCTPAPKIPRPRNAFILYRQHHQSQVTAENPKLSNPEISKIIGDKWKHESEDVKDNWKKLAEEEKQRHQHQYPNYRYQPRRSAKNQSTWTSTSPSDEHGRCPKCHGRSISTPRTPSTPYSTSPAGNFTLASQPQPGLRRPDTAALSRRSSFEQSPTSGLPFTHQLPPVRDVEKSEPSSPEIKRRRANGVGGYHVIAGTAGAYTTRPPAPPDLSRTLPEGTTGRVRHYVGTTLPDLASLPRSQSGPMPPPLRPPGSYNEPLGRRHSGFDESLRLPPLQTSIPPSPSRSPGVESRHADIPSARLNVSPTRKPHSISQETMAMKKPNLSQKLGILSTITRVLPPEGQHGPHRDRRGVFIAVEGNASKGLLDEVGVSIEKALAAGGDVALKVWSNEAGLAEGRSTKTSAETDQGNDGAAVDSLLSEYFDTILSWRQKSKQIAYHVTGGRAGGTIQDQDQEKDSKVVQAPLTEVCTPPDDGRRPTAAPKMPVALVKGGFSLTISDKYASAMTMSDRYSPVDHWQWTASLWRGTANPDLVVHIQESQDDAAKPGVVDISRNMGLISVRVLTGQGLDEATERRMAFEVMEWMREAFSRD; encoded by the exons ATGACCGAAGTACTGTCTTTCGCTACTCGAGATATGGAAACCGTGAGTGcttctcttcatcctcacaTAAGTCTCCAGAGGCCCTTCAGGAATAGCGGAGGCTTTACCCTGGCATCAGACGGGAGACAATCTCCTAGCCCCTTTAGGTCGGGCTCGGGGAGAAAAAGGGCGTCGGCCATCAACACTGCGGATGCCAACCACGGCATGTTTGAGCCACTCAATGTTGGTGCTTCTAGTCAAGATGGCCCCCGCGATATAATATGTCTGTGTACCCCGGCACCCAAGATACCCAGACCAAGAAATG CATTCATTTTGTATCGCCAACACCATCAGTCACAAGTCACCGCCGAAAACCCCAAGCTTTCGAATCCAGAAATATCCAAAATTATTGGAGACAAGTGGAAACACGAAAGTGAAGATGTCAAGGACAactggaagaagctggctGAAGAGGAGAAGCAGCGCCACCAGCATCAGTATCCAAATTACCGATACCAGCCTCGAAGGAGTGCCAAGAATCAAAGCACCTGGACGAGCACATCACCATCGGATGAGCATGGTCGATGCCCGaaatgccatggccgttccatttcaacaccaaggacACCTTCGACGCCGTATTCAACCTCACCAGCTGGAAATTTCACACTGGCGTCCCAGCCTCAGCCAGGGTTAAGGCGGCCAGACACGGCTGCCTTGTCTCGTCGATCGAGCTTTGAGCAATCCCCGACCAGTGGGCTGCCGTTCACCCACCAGCTGCCGCCTGTTCGGGACGTTGAAAAAAGTGAGCCGAGTTCTCCTGAGATCAAACGGCGACGTGCGAATGGTGTAGGCGGGTACCATGTCATCGCTGGAACAGCCGGGGCATACACTACCAGACCACCTGCACCCCCGGATTTGAGCCGCACACTGCCGGAGGGCACTACTGGTCGGGTGAGGCATTACGTCGGGACGACATTGCCAGACCTGGCCAGCCTTCCGAGGTCACAGAGCGGTCCTATGCCACCGCCTCTGCGGCCTCCAGGGTCCTACAATGAGCCTCTGGGTCGTCGACACAGTGGCTTTGACGAATCTCTTCGGTTGCCGCCCCTTCAAACGTCAATTCCTCCCTCGCCTTCGAGGTCGCCAGGGGTGGAAAGTAGGCATGCAGACATACCGTCAGCGAGATTAAATGTCTCACCGACGAGGAAGCCACACTCGATCAGCCAAGAGAcaatggcgatgaagaaACCAAACTTGAGCCAGAAGCTAGGCATTTTGTCCACCATTACACGGGTGTTGCCTCCAGAAGGTCAGCATGGGCCACATCGTGACAGGCGAGGGGTGTTCATCGCCGTTGAAGGCAACGCAAGCAAAGGGCTTCTTGATGAGGTTGGTGTGTCTATAGAGAAAGCCTTGGCGGCAGGCGGAGATGTGGCCCTTAAAGTATGGTCAAATGAAGCTGGTCTGGCGGAAGGGAGATCGACTAAGACCTCTGCTGAAACTGATCAAGGGAATGATGGTGCTGCCGTGGACAGTCTGCTCTCAGAATACTTTGATACCATTTTATCTTGGCGGCAAAAGTCAAAGCAGATTGCCTATCACGTCACAGGCGGACGTGCTGGAGGCACTAttcaagaccaagaccaggaGAAGGATTCAAAGGTGGTGCAAGCTCCGTTGACTGAGGTATGCACTCCGCCAGATGATGGGAGACGTCCAACGGCTGCGCCAAAAATGCCGGTTGCTTTGGTGAAGGGTGGTTTCAGTCTGACCATTTCAGACAAGTATGCTTctgccatgaccatgtcgGACAGATACAGCCCTGTAGACCATTGGCAATGGACGGCCAGTCTTTGGCGGGGAACTGCCAATCCTGATCTGGTTGTGCATATACAAGAAAGTCAGgacgatgctgccaagcCAGGCGTTGTCGACATCTCGAGAAATATGGGACTGATCTCTGTAAGAGTATTGACCGGGCAAGGCTTGGATGAAGCAACAGAGCGCAGGATGGCCTTTGAGGTGATGGAATGGATGAGGGAGGCCTTCTCCCGAGACTGA
- the ro-3 gene encoding Dynactin, isoform codes for MPDFKPGQIVQLSDGRKATVRFAGQTNFQVGEWIGVELEDKTGKNDGSVQGVRYFDCPAGYGMFVKPMMATIIAQAPSTKPVGRKPARPSSFHPASVKAAPSGDVALAKRRSLNAPSPSPVPKSRPTSLVRSPAKSPTKQLSAASSASASRTGTPSNARVPSTSAVGAARARTSASGQRTPMGPPTVPAPRTARVSSISSTTARVGGVHARSVSGARPPQSMRTVSRPDSGRRPSTDSQAGRDSGSADDAGPGSPIKSDGEILSPQPTSPVAGRAKALEKIAAATSPGTSSTPPLSKRTTAAVTTQRSAPNSALNRENEDLKAKLKVLERKRLEDRDKLNQLDRVQSERDKFEGIIQKLQQKYQPQQQENAELRKQMKEAEARFISIEKEQADLEAELELSVVNRQIAELDLEDSQSQVEALKLKTEELELKVDLLEAENSDYCKGMSPEERASAGWMQMESTNERLREALIRLRDITQDQEKELRDQIAGLEEDIKELGPVKEHHDLTKEKLIRSEQVVEQLKEQLNDALGAQSMIEELSEQNMDMSSMIEKLKLEITELETLKEIDDELEANHVQLEKQMQEELDIRDTIISEQVQRAGRQQGELDDRAHTILRFRELVESLQADLDDMRASQAVTEGESEKLNDRSRAMMDLNMKLQISVAKAQVKTIDLELRHLDAQEAEQHLEIVKLFLPDTYREDQDSVLALLRFRRLAFKANLVNGLIKERINGQPQPGHEDDLLAGCDAVDKLVWVAAVCDRFINDISHCTTEQFSAYQNSLLELEPVERALNSWIDGLRRDDLKEKKCAEELQRTIALMSHLAELHISNGLPNFADYVYMSSLVVQSHLDSAAIAFNATRVMVQRAISSEAEEDEMSQLFAKKFDMVITQTRSTKVIAGKAVRALEDLKTRSLSLLPDTKPVFEQCEHNSRELANIARAIGNHVHLLLTQDEGRVEPFTYGEIQSAVHQAVLEATSASESEMFSAYFSKLRIVTGQINDVAALATDLDQTEEFDVHPAPWKLRSQELKVLKTVPADAEEELRRLREEHNEARRTIAQRDEHLSTAVLKIDTLESRMRDAQTNVERISSLQKQLEASGEQVTILKEDIEKQDRELKGLESERDKWKKIASDSRAYADGADAAGMKAGQERAVATAREMDALKKNIEGLQSAVRYLREDNHRARMTEQQNYDWLAEPLKKPTSTREQRSALVVAEGKDVLGELVKMATASRMFDFGTLPKDKLAWKPAKSTPQYLAAKQMEDFAAWNAWQRSVLRKSSMLRTPDAGKSLLRNPAAQLRIRLPGPDGKIKTGSALGCDVQVVGSREWEALQSSSIAV; via the exons ATGCCGGACTTTAAGCCTGGCCAGATAGTCCAGCTGAGCGACGGTCGCAAGGCTACGGTTCGATTTGCCGGCCAGACCAACTTCCAGGTTGGGGAGTGGATTGGCGTTGAACTCGAGGACAAGACTGGAAAGAATGATGGCAGCGTTCAGGGAGTCAGGTACTTTGATTGCCCCGCGGGCTACGGCATGTTTGTCAAGCCTATGATGGCGACAATTATTGCACAGGCTCCAAGTACCAAGCCCGTTGGCCGCAAACCAGCGCGCCCGAGCAGCTTTCATCCGGCATCAGTGAAGGCTGCTCCCAGCGGGGATGTTGCGCTAGCCAAGCGGAGGAGTTTGAACGCTCCCAGTCCCAGTCCAGTTCCCAAGTCTCGTCCTACTAGTCTTGTGAGG TCTCCCGCAAAGTCTCCAACAAAGCAGCTCAGCGCCGCATCCAGTGCCTCTGCTTCTCGAACAGGCACGCCATCAAATGCACGAGTTCCATCAACATCTGCGGTTGGAGCCGCCAGAGCAAGAACATCCGCTAGTGGACAGCGAACTCCAATGGGACCGCCGACCGTCCCTGCTCCGCGAACAGCACGAGTATCGTCAATATCTTCTACAACAGCCCGCGTCGGCGGAGTTCATGCAAGATCTGTCAGCGGAGCCCGTCCCCCCCAATCTATGCGCACTGTTTCACGACCAGACTCTGGCCGTCGGCCGTCGACCGATTCACAAGCGGGGCGTGATAGTGGCTCAGCCGATGATGCTGGTCCAGGTTCTCCCATTAAGAGTGATGGGGAGATTCTCTCACCGCAGCCTACGAGTCCAGTGGCAGGGAGGGCAAAAGCTCTCGAAAAAATTGCCGCTGCTACGTCTCCTGGAACGTCGTCTACTCCTCCACTGTCGAAACGAACAACTGCAGCTGTCACAACCCAAAGATCTGCTCCGAATTCCGCCTTGAATCGCGAAAATGAGGATTTGAAAGCGAAGCTCAAAGTGCTTGAACGTAAGCGCCTCGAGGACAGGGACAAGCTAAACCAACTGGATAGGGTTCAAAGTGAACGAGACAAGTTTGAAGGCATCATCCAGAAGCTCCAACAAAAATACCAACCCCAGCAACAAGAGAACGCTGAGCTGCGAAAACAGATGAAGGAAGCGGAAGCCAGATTTATATCAATTGAAAAGGAGCAAGCAGATCTCGAGGCCGAGCTTGAACTGTCAGTAGTCAACCGGCAGATCGCCGAGTTGGATCTTGAAGACTCGCAGTCGCAGGTAGAGGCGCTGAAACTGAAAACAGAAGAGCTGGAGCTCAAGGTTGACCTTCTTGAAGCCGAGAACTCTGATTATTGCAAAGGAATGTCACCGGAAGAACGCGCCAGCGCCGGCTGGATGCAGATGGAGAGCACCAATGAGCGGCTGCGTGAGGCCTTGATAAGGTTGCGCGACATAACACAAGACCAAGAGAAGGAACTGCGGGATCAGATCGCTGGGCTCGAGGAAGACATCAAGGAGCTCGGGCCAGTCAAGGAACATCACGATTTGACTAAAGAGAAACTGATCCGATCTGAACAGGTCGTTGAACAGCTTAAGGAACAACTTAACGACGCTCTTGGGGCCCAAAGTATGATTGAAGAATTGTCTGAGCAAAACATGGACATGTCTTCAATGATAGAAAAGCTCAAACTCGAGATTACAGAGCTTGAGACTCTCAAGGAGATTGACGATGAATTAGAAGCTAATCATGTGCAGTTGGAGAAGCAGATGCAGGAAGAGTTGGACATTAGAGACACTATCATTTCGGAACAAGTGCAGAGGGCTGGAAGACAACAAGGGGAGCTTGACGATAGGGCGCACACGATATTGCGATTCCGAGAACTTGTGGAAAGCTTGCAGGCTGATTTGGATGACATGAGAGCCTCACAGGCGGTGACCGAAGGCGAATCGGAGAAACTGAATGATCGCTCAAGAGCCATGATGGATTTGAACATGAAGCTCCAGATTTCCGTCGCAAAGGCACAAGTCAAGACAATCGATTTGGAGCTTCGCCACCTCGATGCCCAGGAAGCAGAGCAACAtctcgagattgtcaagcTATTTCTCCCCGACACGTACCGTGAAGACCAGGATTCGGTTCTTGCACTGCTTCGGTTCCGAAGATTGGCATTCAAGGCAAATCTCGTCAACGGACTTATCAAAGAGCGTATCAATGGGCAGCCCCAACCCGGCCACGAAGATGACTTACTTGCTGGATGTGACGCAGTGGACAAGCTCGTGTGGGTGGCGGCAGTGTGTGACCGCTTCATCAACGACATTAGTCACTGCACCACTGAGCAGTTCTCGGCATATCAGAACTCCttgctcgagctcgagccCGTTGAGCGCGCGTTGAACAGCTGGATTGATGGTCTTCGTCGTGATGATCTCAAGGAAAAGAAGTGTGCCGAAGAGCTGCAGCGAACAATTGCCCTCATGTCACATTTGGCAGAGTTGCATATCTCCAATGGCCTTCCCAATTTTGCAGACTATGTATACATGTCGTCTTTAGTTGTGCAAAGCCACCTCGACTCGGCTGCAATAGCCTTTAATGCAACAAGAGTCATGGTTCAGCGCGCCATTTCTTCTGAAGCTGAAGAGGATGAGATGAGCCAGCTCTTTGCGAAAAAGTTTGACATGGTCATCACACAAACAAGAAGCACCAAGGTCATTGCTGGTAAAGCGGTTCGTGCCTTGGAGGATTTGAAGACCCGCTCGCTCTCACTACTTCCGGATACGAAACCGGTTTTTGAGCAATGCGAGCATAACAGCCGAGAGCTGGCAAACATAGCCCGAGCTATTGGCAACCACGTCCACTTGCTGCTTACCCAGGATGAAGGGCGGGTGGAGCCGTTCACGTACGGCGAGATTCAGAGCGCCGTTCACCAAGCTGTATTGGAGGCTACCTCTGCCTCCGAGTCCGAAATGTTCTCTGCGTACTTTTCCAAGCTGCGCATAGTGACTGGCCAGATCAACGACGTGGCTGCTCTGGCAACGGACCTCGACCAGACGGAAGAGTTTGACGTTCACCCAGCGCCGTGGAAACTGCGGTCTCAAGAGCTCAAGGTGCTCAAGACAGTACCTGCCGACGCCGAAGAAGAGCTGCGGCGCCTCAGGGAGGAACACAACGAAGCTCGGAGAACAATTGCTCAGCGAGATGAGCACCTCAGCACTGCTGTTCTCAAGATTGACACACTCGAGTCACGCATGCGCGATGCTCAGACTAATGTTGAACGCATTAGCAGTCTCCAGAAGCAACTCGAGGCGTCCGGTGAACAAGTCACCATTCTCAAAGAGGACATCGAGAAACAAGATCGAGAGCTCAAGGGTCTCGAGTCTGAGCGTGACAAATGGAAGAAGATTGCAAGCGACAGCCGAGCCTATGCAGATGGTGCGGATGCGGCTGGCATGAAGGCCGGCCAAGAGCGGGCAGTGGCAACTGCTCGCGAGATGGACGCCCTGAagaagaacattgaaggcctACAATCAGCAGTGCGATACTTGCGAGAAGACAACCATCGGGCACGAATGACTGAACAGCAGAATTACGACTGGCTGGCAGAGCCGCTCAAGAAACCTACAAGTACCAGAGAACAACGCAGCGCACTCGTCGTCGCAGAAGGCAAGGATGTCTTGGGCGAActcgtcaagatggccacAGCGTCCAGGATGTTTGATTTTGGCACACTGCCGAAGGACAAACTGGCGTGGAAGCCTGCCAAGTCAACACCTCAATATCTCGCCGCTAAGCAAATGGAAGACTTTGCTGCCTGGAATGCCTGGCAACGCTCCGTTCTTCGAAAGTCATCGATGCTACGCACACCCGATGCCGGCAAGAGCCTTCTTCGGAACCCAGCTGCGCAGCTGCGGATACGGCTCCCTGGGCCAGATGGCAAGATAAAGACTGGATCAGCACTTGGCTGTGATGTCCAGGTTGTAGGGTCTCGGGAATGGGAGGCACTACAGAGCAGTAGCATTGCTGTGTAG
- the dsc2 gene encoding DSC E3 ubiquitin ligase complex subunit 2: MTFTNAPVTRLLVLGLVAASIGASMLDVKHYFYISIDTHLWKYRQFWRLLAYQLCYTNSTEVLFAAMSLYNLRVVERMWGSRKYASFVVVCFLFTAVIPPLIMAVLRPLSAGFFNYMPAGPTPIVFAILAQYHSMVPHVYKYRVATSQNTTTGGSSGVTLSDKSYQYAIALHLSLLQWPGSVLGAFVGWTVGNAWRGGLMPASLVTWRLPGWMVGLRSHRRSAEFEGLRRRLEGENGSATGASSGVQGSSQQAERRRTMGQQIVDQFREAL; the protein is encoded by the exons ATGACCTTCACAAATGCCCCCGTAACCAGACTGCTGGTCCTCGGGCTCGTCGCGGCCTCCATAGGCGCCAGCATGCTCGATGTCAAGCATTACTTCTACATTTCCATCGACACGCACCTGTGGAAGTATAGACAGTTTTGGAGGTTACTCGCCTACCAGCTGTGCTATACCAACTCAACCGAAGTACTATTTGCCGCCATGTCACTATACAACCTGAGAGTTGTCGAGCGCATGTGGGGGTCGAGGAAATACGCC TcattcgtcgtcgtctgttTCCTCTTCACCGCCGTCATTCCTCCCCTGATCATGGCCGTATTGCGCCCGCTGTCGGCAGGCTTCTTCAACTACATGCCCGCAGGCCCGACCCCCATCGTCTTTGCCATACTGGCACAGTACCACTCCATGGTTCCCCACGTGTACAAATATCGAGTGGCAACGTCACAAAACACCACAACGGGCGGCTCCTCCGGTGTGACTCTGTCGGATAAATCATACCAGTACGCTATTGCCCTCCATTTATCGTTGCTACAGTGGCCCGGGTCGGTGCTTGGTGCCTTTGTTGGTTGGACAGTGGGAAACGCTTGGCGAGGAGGTTTGATGCCAGCTTCATTGGTGACGTGGCGACTGCCGGGTTGGATGGTGGGGCTTCGATCTCACAGGCGCAGTGCCGAATTTGAAGGTTTGCGAAGACGTCTGGAAGGGGAAAACGGCTCGGCTACCGGTGCGTCGTCTGGTGTTCAGGGCTCCAGCCAGCAAGCGGAACGAAGAAGAACAATGGGGCAACAGATTGTGGACCAGTTCCGTGAGGCATTATAG